The DNA sequence TAATAATATAAACGAAGAAAAAAGAAAAGGACGTGATGAGAAATGATGGTGGAGTTTTTAGTATTAATATTGATTGTAGGTTTTGTAACAGCTGGATTGAGCATTAGATTTGATAGGTTTTTTACTATTTTACTTTTGTTATTTGTATTTAAATTAACCATATTTAATGCAATAAATCTGTTTTTATGGGTTATTTTATTTGGAGCATTAATGATTATATTGGATAATGCAGATAAGATTTCAAAATTGCCAAAAGCGATGAAAATGAAACTATTTACATTTATTCCAATAATGACATTTATTTTTTCGTGGCTTGGAAGTTATGTATTTATGCTTAGTTCTAAAACTGTTTTAATTGTTACGTTAGGAATAATTGCTATTTTGTATGGATTAAGACTTGTCTTTATTCATTTTGCACCTGATGAGTTGGATTTAACAAATGCAAGTCCAACAATTGTGAAACTATGTGGAATTTTTGGACCTATTATCAGTGGATTTTTTATTGGATTTATAGGAACATCATTAAAACCTTTAAAAATACCATTTGCTATTAAATTTGGGAAAATGAATGCAAAACAAGTTTATTTAGGAAATACAATCACAACTTTTTTTGCAGCTTTTTTTACTATAATATGGCATTTTGTTATGAGTAAAGGAGCTATTACAGGAGCAATATTTTATCAACAAATGATATTAGGGGCAGCACTTTGGACAGGGATTCATTATACGTTTGAACTTACTAATATTTTCTTTAAAAACAGCTGGAGAAAACCATTCCAAATAATAATAGGATTGACACTGTTATTAGTATCAATTAAAGTATTTATGATGATTTAAACGTTTTTTAAAATTATATTATTTCATATTAAGAAGCCATCCGTTTTGGGTGGTTTTTTAATATTTTGGTGTATTTGAAAAAATACTTGACAAAATTGCTAAATTAAGTTATATTTATATATATAAATATAACTTAATTTAGTGCAGGAATAGCTTAAAAATAGAATTCTTATTTTTTAAATATTCCAGAGGAGAAAAGAATGGAAGAAATACTAAAAGTATCTAAAGGACTATCAGATAAAACAAGATTAAAAATTTTATTATATTTAATTGATGGAGAAAAATGCGTATGTGATATTTCAAGACATATATCTAGGAGCCAGCCTACTACATCATTGCAACTAATAAAATTAGAAAGTTTGGGATTGGTTTCTTTTAATATTTATGGTAGAAGTAGATGTTATTATATAAAATCTGAAAAAGTAAAGCGTATATTTGAAATTTTTGAATTAAAAAATCAGTGATAAAATTGGAGGCGTTTTATGATAAAACTTACAAATGAAAATTATAATGATTTTATAGATTTGCCTTTTGATAGTATTAGAAATAAGATTTTAGATATAATAAAAGAGAAAAAGGCAAAAAAAATAGTTGATTTATGTTGTGGAGCAGGAGAGCAATTAACTTTATTAAAAGAAAATGGATATGATAATATAATAGGAATAGATATTTCTGATCATATGTTGGAGATTGCAAATTTAGGAGAAGA is a window from the Haliovirga abyssi genome containing:
- a CDS encoding ArsR/SmtB family transcription factor, which gives rise to MEEILKVSKGLSDKTRLKILLYLIDGEKCVCDISRHISRSQPTTSLQLIKLESLGLVSFNIYGRSRCYYIKSEKVKRIFEIFELKNQ